A single Orcinus orca chromosome 2, mOrcOrc1.1, whole genome shotgun sequence DNA region contains:
- the SUPT16H gene encoding FACT complex subunit SPT16 isoform X2 has protein sequence MVFCDDKIIFMASKKKVEFLKQIANTKGNENANGAPAITLLIREKNESNKSSFDKMIEAIKESKNGKKIGVFSKDKFPGEFMKSWNDCLNKEGFDKIDISAVVAYTIAVKEDGELNLMKKAASITSEVFNKFFKERVMEIVDADEKVRHSKLAESVEKAIEEKKYLAGADPSTVEMCYPPIIQSGGNYNLKFSVVSDKNHMHFGAITCAMGIRFKSYCSNLVRTLMVDPSQEVQENYNFLLQLQEELLKELRHGVKICDVYNAVMDVVKKQKPELLNRITKNLGFGMGIEFREGSLVINSKNQYKLKKGMVFSINLGFSDLTNKEGKKPEEKTYALFIGDTVLVDEDGPATILTSVKKKVKNVGIFLKNEDEEEEEEEKDEAEDLLGRGSRAALLTERTRNEMTAEEKRRAHQKELAAQLNEEAKRRLTEQKGEQQIQKARKSNVSYKNPSLMPKEPHIREMKIYIDKKYETVIMPVFGIATPFHIATIKNISMSVEGDYTYLRINFYCPGSALGRNEGNIFPNPEATFVKEITYRASNMKAPGEQTVPALNLQNAFRIIKEVQKRYKTREAEEKEKEGIVKQDSLVINLNRSNPKLKDLYIRPNIAQKRMQGSLEAHVNGFRFTSVRGDKVDILYNNIKHALFQPCDGEMIIVLHFHLKNAIMFGKKRHTDVQFYTEVGEITTDLGKHQHMHDRDDLYAEQMEREMRHKLKTAFKNFIEKVEALTKEELEFEVPFRDLGFNGAPYRSTCLLQPTSSALVNATEWPPFVVTLDEVELIHFERVQFHLKNFDMVIVYKDYSKKVTMINAIPVASLDPIKEWLNSCDLKYTEGVQSLNWTKIMKTIVDDPEGFFEQGGWSFLEPEGEGSDAEEGDSESEIEDETFNPSEDDYEEEEEDSDEDYSSEAEESDYSKESLGSEEESGKDWDELEEEARKADRESRYEEEEEQSRSMSRKRKASVHSSGRGSNRGSRHSSAPPKKKRK, from the exons ATAGACATCAGTGCAGTTGTGGCCTATACCATTGCTGTAAAGGAGGATGGAGAGCTCAATCTAATGAAGAAAGCAGCCAGCATCACCTCTGAGGTCTTCAACAAATTCTTCAAGGAAAGAGTCATGGAAATAGTCGATGCAGATGAG AAAGTTCGACACAGCAAACTGGCTGAGTCTGTGGAAAAGGccatagaagagaaaaaataccTAGCCGGGGCAGACCCTTCTACTGTGGAAATGTGTTACCCTCCTATCATTCAGAGTGGTGGCAACTATAACCTCAAGTTCAGTGTGGTGAG TGACAAGAATCACATGCATTTTGGGGCCATTACCTGTGCCATGGGTATTCGTTTCAAATCTTACTGCTCCAACCTTGTTCGCACTTTGATGGTTGATCCTTCTCAGGAGGTTCAAGAAAATTACAACTTTTTGCTTCAGCTTCAAGAGGAGCTGCTAAAGGAACTAAGACATG GTGTGAAGATATGTGATGTATATAATGCTGTCATGGATGTGGTTAAAAAGCAGAAGCCAGAGCTGCTGAACAGAATTACCAAAAACCTTGG gTTTGGAATGGGCATTGAATTCCGTGAAGGCTCTTTAGTAATTAATAGTAAAAATCAGTACAAACTGAAGAAAG GAATGGTTTTCAGCATCAATTTGGGATTCTCAGACCTGACTAACAAGGAAGGGAAGAAACCAGAAGAGAAAACCTATGCCCTATTCATTGGTGACACAGTGCTTGTGGATGAG GATGGCCCGGCTACCATTCTCACTTCTGTGAAGAAGAAAGTGAAGAACGTGGGGATTTTTCTAAAG aatgaggatgaggaagaagaggaagaggagaaagatgaGGCTGAGGACCTGTTGGGAAGAGGTTCCCGAGCAGCATTACTTACAGAAAGAACACGA AATGAGATGACTGCAGAAGAAAAGCGAAGAGCACATCAAAAAGAACTGGCAGCTCAACTCAATGAGGAAGCAAAGAGGCGATTGACTGAACAGAAAGGGGAACAGCAGATTCAGAA AGCTCGTAAATCTAATGTGTCCTATAAAAACCCGTCTTTGATGCCTAAGGAACCACATATTCGGGAAATGAAGATCTACATTGATAAGAAATATGAGACTGTAATAATGCCTGTGTTTGGCATTGCGACACCTTTTCACATTGCCACAATAAAG AATATAAGTATGTCTGTGGAAGGAGATTATACTTACTTGCGAATCAACTTCTATTGTCCAGGCAGTGCTCTGGGCAGGAATGAGGGCAACATCTTTCCTAACCCAGAAGCCACTTTTGTCAAGGAAAT TACATACCGAGCTTCAAATATGAAGGCACCTGGAGAACAGACAGTACCAGCCTTGAACCTTCAGAATGCTTTCCGAATTATAAAAGAAGTGCAGAAGCGTTACAAGACTCgggaagcagaagaaaaagagaaagag GGCATCGTGAAACAAGACTCACTGGTGATCAATCTAAACCGGAGTAATCCCAAACTGAAAGATCTGTACATTCGCCCAAATATTGCCCAAAAGAGGATGCAAGGCTCACTGGAGGCCCATGTCAATG GTTTTCGCTTCACGTCTGTCCGAGGAGACAAAGTGGATATTCTATACAATAACATCAAGCATGCTTTGTTCCAGccgtgtgatggggaaatgaTTATTGTCTTGCACTTTCACCTCAAG AATGCCATCATGTTTGGGAAGAAGCGGCACACAGATGTGCAGTTCTACACAGAAGTGGGGGAGATCACCACAGACTTGGGGAAACATCAGCATATGCATGACCGAGATGACCTCTATGCTGAGCAG ATGGAACGAGAAATGAGGCACAAACTGAAAACagcctttaaaaatttcattgagAAAGTAGAGGCTCTAACTAAGGAGGAACTGGAATTTGAAGTGCCTTTTAGGGACTTGGG ATTCAATGGCGCTCCCTATAGGAGTACCTGCCTCCTCCAGCCCACTAGTAGTGCGCTGGTAAATGCTACAGAGTGG CCACCTTTTGTGGTGACGTTGGATGAAGtggagctgattcactttgagcGAGTCCAGTTTCACCTGAAGAACTTTGACATGGTAATCGTCTACAAGGACTACAGCAAGAAAGTGACAATGATCAATGCCATTCCTGTTGCCTCTCTTGACCCCATCAAGGAATGGTTGAA TTCTTGTGACCTAAAGTACACAGAAGGAGTACAGTCCCTCAACTGGACTAAAATTATGAAGACCATTGTTGATGACCCTGAGGGCTTCTTTGAACAAGGTGGCTGGTCTTTTCTGGAACCTGAGGGTGAG GGGAGTGATGCTGAGGAAGGGGATTCTGAGTCTGAAATCGAAGATGAGACTTTTAATCCTTCAGAGGATGACtatgaagaagaggaggaggacagTGATGAAGATTATTCATCAGAAGCTGAAGAATCAG ATTATTCCAAGGAATCATTGGGCAGTGAAGAAGAGAGTGGAAAGGATTGGGATGAACTGGAGGAAGAAGCCCGAAAAG CCGACCGTGAAAGTCGctatgaggaggaagaggaacagaGTCGCAGTATGAGCCGGAAGAGGAAGGCATCTGTGCACAGTTCAGGCCGAGGCTCTAACCGAGGTTCCAGACACAGCTCTGCGCCtcccaagaaaaagaggaagtaa